One Microbacterium sp. W4I20 DNA window includes the following coding sequences:
- a CDS encoding alpha/beta hydrolase, producing MSENLTIDDTATRWSSADRGRMPLLVLLHGYGADEHDLFGLVPYLPEGIAVASVAAPLAPPWPMPGRSWYPIEGLDGRSPVAVTAAAEAFLRWLDAAAGEAPSVALLGFSQGAAVALQAMRLAPERFGAVAALSGYAAPGDLPEDEALTTLRPPVFWGRGTHDDVIPPTLIDHTAQWLPTHSELSGRVYTGLTHSISEEELADVRLFLTKWLDGITPS from the coding sequence GTGAGCGAGAACCTGACGATCGACGACACCGCGACGCGCTGGTCGTCGGCAGACAGAGGACGGATGCCGCTGCTCGTGCTGCTGCACGGCTACGGCGCCGACGAGCACGACCTGTTCGGGCTGGTCCCGTATCTCCCCGAGGGCATCGCCGTCGCCTCCGTCGCGGCTCCCCTCGCCCCGCCGTGGCCGATGCCGGGCCGCTCCTGGTATCCGATCGAGGGCCTCGACGGACGTAGCCCCGTCGCGGTGACGGCCGCGGCCGAGGCCTTCCTGCGCTGGCTCGACGCCGCCGCGGGAGAGGCGCCGTCGGTCGCTCTGCTCGGCTTCTCCCAGGGCGCGGCCGTCGCCCTGCAGGCGATGCGCCTCGCTCCCGAGCGTTTCGGCGCCGTCGCAGCGCTGAGCGGGTACGCGGCACCGGGCGATCTGCCGGAAGACGAGGCGCTGACGACGCTGCGCCCTCCGGTGTTCTGGGGGCGCGGCACGCATGACGACGTCATCCCACCCACTCTCATCGATCACACCGCGCAGTGGCTGCCCACGCACTCCGAGCTGTCCGGCCGGGTCTACACGGGCCTGACCCACAGCATCTCCGAAGAGGAGCTCGCCGATGTGCGACTGTTCCTCACCAAGTGGCTCGACGGGATCACGCCGAGCTGA
- a CDS encoding DUF4916 domain-containing protein, protein MSVRTPDPDPEPEDDGLGAFRDANPSAPGANPGWLSDVELEEARRHLPMIYVEAIPVRTDGSGQVTEIGILLRSTPMGEMTRTIVSGRIRFGETIRDALFRHVENDLGPMAFPLLPPQPLPFTVAEYFPMPGVSAYHDDRQHAVSLAFVVPVTGTCEPRQDALEVTWFSPEAAASDAVAAEMEGGRGTLIRLALANLGLLR, encoded by the coding sequence ATGTCCGTCCGCACCCCTGATCCCGACCCGGAACCCGAAGACGACGGTCTCGGGGCCTTCCGCGACGCGAATCCGTCTGCCCCGGGTGCCAACCCCGGCTGGTTGAGCGACGTCGAGCTCGAAGAGGCACGTCGGCACCTGCCGATGATCTACGTCGAGGCGATCCCGGTGCGCACCGACGGGTCCGGTCAGGTGACCGAGATCGGCATCCTGCTCCGCTCCACCCCCATGGGCGAGATGACCCGCACCATCGTCTCCGGACGCATCCGCTTCGGCGAGACCATCCGCGACGCCCTCTTCCGCCACGTCGAGAACGACCTCGGGCCGATGGCGTTCCCGCTGCTGCCGCCGCAGCCGCTGCCTTTCACGGTGGCCGAGTACTTCCCGATGCCGGGCGTCAGCGCCTACCACGACGACCGGCAGCACGCCGTGTCGCTGGCCTTCGTGGTGCCGGTCACCGGCACCTGCGAGCCGCGCCAGGATGCGCTCGAGGTGACCTGGTTCTCGCCCGAGGCGGCGGCATCCGACGCCGTCGCCGCCGAGATGGAGGGCGGCCGCGGCACGCTCATCCGCCTCGCCCTCGCCAACCTCGGACTGCTCCGCTAG